A portion of the Krasilnikovia cinnamomea genome contains these proteins:
- a CDS encoding delta-60 repeat domain-containing protein, producing MSLPRRLRPRAAASLLAAAAALSTVALTAIPAQAVYVPPNVTSTLVTANPADTTPHVQNGSVRAFAQIGNTVYAGGSFTGAKNAGAGSWTTVSYLIAYDATSGALKTGFKPTFDNAVQTLAVSPDGKLIVGGNFGTVNGVARKNLVELDPSTGATITSWVGRADGGVVRRAIVHGNHLYLAGAFHYVNGTKHSLLARLNATTGAIDSSFQIDASVARASSELVWALTVSPDGRTVVAAGNFRKVNNLAREQVVMIDVSGTPKVADWSTQRFAPDCQIETFPFYARDVDFSDDGSYFVIGADGGIGGDAFCDTISRWETSARGSNLDATWVNRTGHDSITSVEAADNVVYLGGHFRWLNNANGDDKAGPGAIDRYGFGALDPGNGLPMAWNPGRSPGSHLPSGGTSWGPIVWEIWKGPSGLLIGQDSDGVGNEYHGRQAYFPTSGGRTVAPVDAPQAASGFLYLGAGNGKLTKVPYGPSGAGAATVTNQPNLTSAKAAFSVSNKLWWAKGDVLQLSMFTGGTVGAPWVSSGFNSWYQAGSMTGAFYLRGRMYYTTSSGNALYYRYLEPDGSIVGCTEFKLPTSGIDWRTVRGLTWVAGKLVYGSTDGSLRTVAFDPAASTAVNGASATVVARKSTGANWSNPTLFFATS from the coding sequence GTGTCCCTGCCCCGTCGACTTCGGCCCCGCGCCGCCGCCAGCCTCCTGGCGGCCGCCGCGGCGCTGAGTACGGTCGCCCTGACCGCCATCCCCGCCCAAGCCGTGTACGTCCCGCCGAACGTCACGTCCACCCTCGTCACGGCGAACCCGGCGGACACCACCCCGCACGTGCAGAACGGCAGCGTGCGGGCATTCGCCCAGATCGGCAACACCGTGTACGCGGGCGGCTCGTTCACCGGCGCCAAGAACGCCGGGGCCGGTTCCTGGACGACGGTCAGCTACCTCATCGCGTACGACGCGACGAGCGGCGCGCTCAAGACCGGCTTCAAGCCGACCTTCGACAACGCCGTGCAGACCCTCGCGGTCAGCCCCGACGGCAAGCTGATCGTCGGCGGCAACTTCGGCACGGTCAACGGCGTGGCCCGCAAGAACCTCGTCGAGCTGGACCCCAGCACCGGTGCGACCATCACCAGCTGGGTCGGGCGCGCCGACGGCGGGGTGGTGCGCCGCGCCATCGTGCACGGCAACCACCTGTACCTCGCGGGCGCGTTCCACTACGTCAACGGCACCAAGCACTCGCTGCTGGCCCGGCTGAACGCCACCACGGGCGCGATCGACTCCTCGTTCCAGATCGACGCGAGCGTCGCCCGCGCCAGCAGCGAACTGGTGTGGGCCCTCACCGTCTCGCCCGACGGCCGGACGGTCGTCGCGGCCGGCAACTTCAGGAAGGTCAACAACCTGGCCCGCGAGCAGGTTGTCATGATCGACGTGTCGGGCACGCCCAAGGTGGCCGACTGGAGCACCCAGCGGTTCGCCCCGGACTGCCAGATCGAGACGTTCCCGTTCTACGCCCGCGACGTCGACTTCTCCGACGACGGCAGCTACTTCGTCATCGGCGCGGACGGCGGCATCGGCGGCGACGCGTTCTGCGACACGATCAGCCGCTGGGAGACCTCGGCGCGCGGCAGCAACCTAGACGCCACCTGGGTCAACCGGACCGGCCACGACTCGATCACCTCGGTGGAGGCGGCCGACAACGTGGTCTACCTGGGCGGGCACTTCCGCTGGCTGAACAACGCCAACGGCGACGACAAGGCCGGTCCCGGCGCCATCGACCGGTACGGCTTCGGCGCCCTCGACCCGGGCAACGGCCTGCCGATGGCCTGGAACCCGGGCCGCTCCCCGGGCAGCCACCTGCCCTCGGGCGGCACCTCCTGGGGCCCGATCGTCTGGGAGATCTGGAAGGGGCCGTCCGGCCTGCTCATCGGGCAGGACTCCGACGGCGTGGGCAACGAGTACCACGGGCGGCAGGCGTACTTCCCGACCTCGGGTGGGCGTACGGTCGCGCCGGTCGACGCGCCGCAGGCGGCCTCCGGCTTCCTGTACCTCGGCGCGGGCAACGGCAAGCTGACCAAGGTGCCGTACGGCCCGTCCGGGGCCGGCGCGGCGACGGTGACCAACCAGCCGAACCTGACCTCGGCCAAGGCCGCCTTCTCGGTGTCGAACAAGCTGTGGTGGGCCAAGGGCGACGTGCTGCAGCTGTCCATGTTCACCGGCGGCACGGTCGGCGCCCCGTGGGTCAGCAGCGGCTTCAACTCCTGGTACCAGGCGGGTTCCATGACCGGCGCCTTCTACCTGCGGGGCCGCATGTACTACACGACCTCCAGCGGCAACGCGCTGTACTACCGCTACCTGGAGCCGGACGGCTCCATCGTCGGCTGCACCGAGTTCAAGCTGCCCACCTCGGGCATCGACTGGCGTACGGTGCGCGGTCTGACCTGGGTCGCGGGCAAGCTCGTCTATGGCTCGACGGACGGCTCGCTGCGTACGGTCGCGTTCGACCCGGCCGCGTCCACCGCCGTCAACGGCGCTTCGGCGACCGTCGTGGCGCGCAAGTCGACCGGGGCGAACTGGTCCAACCCCACCCTGTTCTTCGCCACCTCGTAG
- a CDS encoding glycosyltransferase, with translation MTTLLVASTGGHLAELHDLRPRLGVGAHRWVTFDSPQSRSLLAGEDVVHVPPATSRDLVGAARDLAAARRLLRTGRYDRVISTGASVAVSFFVPARAAGIDCAYIESATRTRGPSLTGRLAARLPGVRLYTQYPGWAGGEWRYGGSIFDAFVAEPLPAPPPVRKVVVSLGTHPRFTFPRLLNRLVRILPPELEVLWQVGATVAGRMPAGARAQVPVAELREAMREADVVITHAGVGSALAAMRAGRRAVYVPRRRAHGEHVDDHQADMAAELAARNLVVAREADEIDLADLRSAAAWSVRTGPAPPPFRFCPQAPSHHPSYSE, from the coding sequence GTGACCACGCTGCTGGTGGCGTCCACGGGCGGCCACCTCGCCGAACTGCACGACCTGCGGCCGCGCCTCGGTGTGGGCGCGCACCGGTGGGTCACCTTCGACAGCCCGCAGAGCCGGTCGCTGCTGGCGGGCGAGGACGTCGTGCACGTGCCGCCGGCCACCAGCCGGGACCTGGTCGGCGCCGCCCGCGACCTGGCGGCGGCGCGGCGGCTGCTGCGCACCGGGCGCTACGACCGGGTGATCAGCACCGGCGCCAGCGTCGCCGTGTCGTTCTTCGTGCCCGCCCGGGCGGCCGGGATCGACTGCGCCTACATCGAGAGCGCCACCCGCACCCGGGGGCCGTCGCTGACCGGACGGCTGGCCGCCCGGCTGCCGGGCGTCCGGCTCTACACCCAGTACCCGGGCTGGGCCGGGGGCGAGTGGCGCTACGGCGGCTCCATCTTCGACGCGTTCGTCGCCGAGCCGCTGCCCGCGCCGCCGCCCGTACGCAAGGTGGTGGTGAGTCTCGGCACCCACCCCCGGTTCACCTTCCCCCGGCTGCTGAACCGGCTGGTCCGGATCCTGCCGCCCGAGCTGGAGGTGCTCTGGCAGGTCGGTGCCACCGTGGCCGGGCGTATGCCCGCCGGGGCCCGCGCCCAGGTCCCGGTCGCCGAGCTGCGCGAGGCCATGCGCGAGGCCGACGTGGTGATCACCCACGCCGGGGTCGGTTCCGCGCTGGCCGCGATGCGGGCGGGCCGCCGCGCCGTGTACGTGCCGCGGCGCCGCGCCCACGGCGAACACGTCGACGACCACCAGGCCGACATGGCGGCCGAACTCGCCGCCCGCAACCTCGTCGTCGCCCGCGAGGCCGACGAGATCGACCTCGCCGACCTGCGGTCCGCCGCCGCCTGGTCGGTCCGGACCGGACCGGCACCGCCGCCGTTCCGGTTCTGCCCCCAAGCCCCGTCCCACCACCCCTCATACTCCGAATAG